The Methanocella arvoryzae MRE50 DNA window AAATACTGGCTCCTGCCGGATCGTGCAGAGATATGTTCCTGTATGTAAAAGCCGAGTATCTCCCAGCGACGCTGGCATTTTTAAATGAGCGACTGTATGGCCGTGCAATCGTATGCAAGACCTCGGATCTGGTCTCGGCCGGCTACTTCGGGTCTTCCGACATCTCTGAAGCACTGCGTGGCAGGCTGGGGGACCTGGTCATACTGCCGTTACAGGGCGAATCTGTCTGGTGGTATGAGAAAGATGTTTTCGAAGTAACTTTTAAAGGCCATCATGGCGGGCTGACCCGGGATGAGATGGAAATACCGTTTCTAATGTGGAGCCTGTGATCGGGCTGCCAGTATCTCAAATGTAAAGCAGCCATCATGTGTTAGACATGTCGCTGCCTTCCTCTTTTACTTGAAAACAAACATATAGGAGCTTAAGAGCATGATGAAGAAAAAGAGCACTCCTGTAGCCAGCGTAATTATGCCACAGTAAACGGCTGGTATGTGGAATACAAATAGCGATGTCATGCCCACGACCAGGCTGACCAGTACTGTCACGACGGCCAGTGTTTTTAGATCAGACATACGTTTTTTCTTCCTGCAAATATAGGCTTATGTGCGTATGGCAATAAATATTTTTGCGTTGCAGGAGCAGGCGTTCGGCAAGCAGGCCCGTCGTCATGGGATGACGGGGTATTATAGCCGGTACCAGAAATCTTTCTGGCTCAGTCTTCCTTGCCTTCGATGGTGCCGTGGCCTTCCAGCATCTCGTCGGCGACTTTGAGGTTAATCATCAGATCGTCCAGCGTTGCCAGCATAGAGCCTGTACTGTCCGCTTCAGTTTCTATGATAACTTTGCCGCCCTCCGCGTGGGTGCGGACATACGAGGGGTTATCTGCAGCTAGCGCTTTTTCGACCATCTCTGCATTTACCGCTTCTATGACCATGCGAGCCTTACACCTGGCCACTAATCTGCCTCCCGACAATCGTATTCAGGCGTTCGAGGAATTCCGGCTGCCTGCCGACCGGAATTGCCGCTCCCGACGCAATCTTGTGGCCTCCGCCACTGCCGCCTGCGATGCCGGCGCTCTCCCGGAGCGCGGCCGAGAGGTCCAGGCCTTGCTTGATCTGCTGGGGGGTGCCCCGTGCTGATACCTTTACTTTGCCATCTTCTGTGTTTAACACGATAAGTGGCTTATCGGGCAGGATGTACCTGATCACAGTCGATGCGATAGCTCCGGTGACGTCGCTGCTCTGGATATCGATGTACCTGATCCAGCCCATATCCTTCACCCTGCCGACAGCATCGTGCAGCGCGTCCAGGATCTGGCGGGCGTAGCTGAAGCGCTTTTCTTCTGCCTCCCGGAGGGAAGCTTCGTGGCGAAGGCACACTTCCAGGCCGAGACCGGGCGTGCCCATCTTTCCGCAGGAGTTCACCGTGTTGGTGAAATCGTAGACGTCCTTGATTAATTCCTTGTTCAGGATGTAGATGTCCCCGAACAGGGCATCTACCGAATCCGGTGGCGATTTCTTGAGCAATAACAGTGATAGGGCGCTGCCCAGGCGCTTTAAGTCGTCTTGAGACAGGGCTTCGATGTTTCCGCTAAGCCCCATTTCTTTCAGGAATTCTTCTGTCTCTTTCTGCTTGCCGGAGAAGCTGAAGTAAGGATCGATCGAGTATTCGAGGACTTTTTCCAGCGGGCCCATGCCCAGTTTCAGCCCTTTCTGGATAGTGATGACGCCATTCTTGATGGCCTCGTCGAGGATGTCCTTGTTGGGGCCTGCCATCTTCTGCTTGTCACCTATGGCTCCCGAGATTGCGAGACCGGCCAGATCGACGTTGTCTCCCATAATTCGGGCCAGGGCGTAGGCAACTCCCGAGCCTGACAGCTCTGAGCCTCCGTCGATGCCGATCAGGTGAGGGTTGACCTGAATGTTCTTATGCTCTCCTACAGGCACGTGATGGTCCAGGATTATGGCGTCGTACTTGTTGACGATGTCCGGCTGGCCCGAGCCCATGTCGCAGAATATGACCGGCACTGCAGGGTCAAGGATCGCTTCGATCGAAGGGTCCAGATTGCTTACTATTGTAGCCTGAAAATGGACTTTTCTGCGCAGCAGCGCATGACAAATAATGCCACAGGCCGTGATCCCGTCAGCGTCGTGGTGGGATACGACCCGTATAAAAGGCGTTTTAAAAATTTTATCCGCTGCAGGTCGGGCCATTTGTGAGATAGCGTCTAACATGCCGCCACCTGCCGCGGGTCAGTCTTACCTGGATATGAGAATTTCTGCCGTTGCCGGGCTGTAGACCCAGTCCATCGGGAGCACGCCGGTTGCGTGGTAGTACTTGACCAGGCGCCTTACCTTGGATTCCGTGAGCTGCAGTGCCCTCTTGTTGTGGAGGTCCTTGTGGTTCTCATCGAGGTGCTTGTGCAGGCGGATTGCCTTCTTGATCAGGTTGACAAGGTCTTCCGGGAGCTTGGGTCCGGTGCCGTTCTCTTTCAGGATTGCGGTTACCTTCTTGCCGGTGACCTGAGTGATGTCAGGTACGCCATACTTGTCCCTGAGAATGATGCCGACCTGGCTTGTGGTGGCGTTCTGCCCGTAGGTCTTGACGACGAGCTTCTCTACTTCTTCCTTGCTCATGGTGAACCATGCCGGCGGGGTCTTCCTGACCGGCCTGGTGGACCTGGAGCGGCCCTTTCTGCGAGTATGCATCTTAGCCATTAATAATCCTCTTGATCAGTGAAATTTGGTTAGTTTTACTGTAGTGCTGTACAGTGGCGAAGCTGTACCTTTACTCTGTGGCTTTGCTTATATAATTTTTGCCCCGCACATACGCTGAATATGTCCGTAGACCTGGGTACGCAGACATGTGCGCGCTGGCCCATTATACTCTGGCAGCTGACGCATTAAGCCTGTCTGTCCGGCAGCCGGCAGTTGACCGCAAGCTTCGATCTATAGCAACACGACGCCGGCGTGGTTCGATTTACCCCTGCCTCCCGTTTGTTCATAATACGACATACCTGCTCTACTCCGTCATTTTTCTCAAGATACCTTGATACATATGCGAAAATAGTTTTTTTCGGTGATTGTATGCCTGAGAAGGAGAAAAAGGGTGAGATGAGCGTTAAGGAAGCCGGACATAAGGGTGGAGAAAAGACCGCCGAAACCCACGGCCATGAGTTCTACGAGGAGATCGGCCACAAGGGAGGAGAGCGGACAGCAAAAACCCACGGCCATGAGTTCTACGAGGAGATCGGCCACAAGGGCGGCGAAAAGGGCGGCCAGAAAGTGAAGGAGCTCATCGAGAAGGGGAAGGAGTCGGAAAAATAAGTTAAGCGTTGCCTGATGAGGCTGTCACGGCCCTTACGGGCCGTAATGTTCTTTTCCCCATCTTCCTGCCCGCAGGCGCTTTAATGGCCCAGGGCTTTCCACTTAGCCGCGATGAAGTCCCGGATCAGCTTGGCGCCGAGCACTGAGGTTATGCTGCCAGCGTCGTACTCGGGGGAAATCTCGACCAGGTCGAAGGCTGCCGTGATCGGGGCGAAGTGCCTGATCACCGTGCGGACTTCCCTCGGCGTCATGCCGAAAGGCTCGGGAGTGCCGAGGCCGGGAGCATACGACGGGTCGATGGCGTCCATGTCCAGCGACAGGTAGATCCTGTCGCAGCCCTTCAGGTACTCATCAGCTTCTTTAAGCACCGCTTCGATACCCCTGCTGTAGACGTCCTCATTGGTGTACGCCCTTATGTCCTTGTTGTCCCTGACGTAGTCCCATTCTTCTTTCGGGCCGCTGCGGACGCCGATTGTGACGTACTTGTCAGCCAGGTTCTCGATGACGTGGCGGGAAACGCAGGCGTGGTTGTGCTTGATGCCCCGGTATTCCGTCCTCAGGTCGAGGTGGGCGTCCATGACCACGAAGCCGACATTCTTACCCAATGATTCGACGCACGGGTAGGTGAGCGAGTGCTCTCCGCCCATCATGATGGGGATCTTCCCCGCGTCCACGATCTGCTTCGAGGTCTGGTAGACTTCGAGAAGCGTATCTTCTATGCTGGCGTAAGTGTCGCAGTTACCCATGTCGTGGATGGGCACGTCGGTTAAATCCACGCCGAAGTCCGGGTTGTAAGTCTCGAAGTTGTAGGACATCTTCCGCATTTCGTCAGGAGCCCAGCGGGAGCCTGCGCGGAACGAGGACGTGTTGTCGAAAGGTACGCCGTAAATGACGAAAGCCGCGTCCTCGAAGGACTGGTCGGCTTCCGCAAAAATGTTATAGTTCATATCTTTAAGCTCTTACTGCCTGATGGAGAACTTGAGCTTGCCCATGGCGGCCATGTACTGGA harbors:
- a CDS encoding 30S ribosomal protein S15 — translated: MAKMHTRRKGRSRSTRPVRKTPPAWFTMSKEEVEKLVVKTYGQNATTSQVGIILRDKYGVPDITQVTGKKVTAILKENGTGPKLPEDLVNLIKKAIRLHKHLDENHKDLHNKRALQLTESKVRRLVKYYHATGVLPMDWVYSPATAEILISR
- the speB gene encoding agmatinase, whose amino-acid sequence is MNYNIFAEADQSFEDAAFVIYGVPFDNTSSFRAGSRWAPDEMRKMSYNFETYNPDFGVDLTDVPIHDMGNCDTYASIEDTLLEVYQTSKQIVDAGKIPIMMGGEHSLTYPCVESLGKNVGFVVMDAHLDLRTEYRGIKHNHACVSRHVIENLADKYVTIGVRSGPKEEWDYVRDNKDIRAYTNEDVYSRGIEAVLKEADEYLKGCDRIYLSLDMDAIDPSYAPGLGTPEPFGMTPREVRTVIRHFAPITAAFDLVEISPEYDAGSITSVLGAKLIRDFIAAKWKALGH
- a CDS encoding KEOPS complex subunit Pcc1; amino-acid sequence: MARCKARMVIEAVNAEMVEKALAADNPSYVRTHAEGGKVIIETEADSTGSMLATLDDLMINLKVADEMLEGHGTIEGKED
- a CDS encoding DHHA1 domain-containing protein, which gives rise to MLDAISQMARPAADKIFKTPFIRVVSHHDADGITACGIICHALLRRKVHFQATIVSNLDPSIEAILDPAVPVIFCDMGSGQPDIVNKYDAIILDHHVPVGEHKNIQVNPHLIGIDGGSELSGSGVAYALARIMGDNVDLAGLAISGAIGDKQKMAGPNKDILDEAIKNGVITIQKGLKLGMGPLEKVLEYSIDPYFSFSGKQKETEEFLKEMGLSGNIEALSQDDLKRLGSALSLLLLKKSPPDSVDALFGDIYILNKELIKDVYDFTNTVNSCGKMGTPGLGLEVCLRHEASLREAEEKRFSYARQILDALHDAVGRVKDMGWIRYIDIQSSDVTGAIASTVIRYILPDKPLIVLNTEDGKVKVSARGTPQQIKQGLDLSAALRESAGIAGGSGGGHKIASGAAIPVGRQPEFLERLNTIVGRQISGQV